One window from the genome of Macrobrachium rosenbergii isolate ZJJX-2024 chromosome 2, ASM4041242v1, whole genome shotgun sequence encodes:
- the LOC136842136 gene encoding uncharacterized protein, whose protein sequence is MSTRSQQSEDFKFFMSSGKELGLSGRELRDWVQERMEATQAEKQAQERREAAGQEREVERREREAERQAQEKREEAEREERDKQPPWREGPYRLQSPSAGGLGELGGRPPDYRKGARNNPERWRRRWRGQVKEANQTWADWAYQSKCAPCQMVRVRGVMTLNEAIEQIKIEHFLLYTLWPRHARRREGPRRWWNADASPTPGILITPRAPAAQKLLHPPSFRVPLRRRMGNHRSPLCAVSLRRTEQCQSLSVQTDENTTTLLLAPVPMSVPELVTPACKSTPPPPAIPSLSPPAADSSPSHDSARLLGPMNSANCAG, encoded by the exons atgtcgacacggtctcagcagagcgaggatttcaagttcttcatgtcctccgggaaggaactcggcctttccgggagagaactaagagactgggtacaggagaggatggaagcCACACAAGCAGAgaaacaggctcaggagagacgagaagccGCAGGGCAGGAACGAGAAGTAGAGAGAagggaacgagaagcagagagacaggctcaagagaaacgagaagaagcggaaagggaagaaagggacaagcagc caccttggagggaaggcccttatCGCCTACAAAGCCCTTCCGCCGGAGGATTAGGAGAATTGGGAGGTCGTCCGCCAGACTATCGCAAAGGCGCACGAAAtaaccctgaacgctggaggaggcgctggcgagggCAAGTGAAAGAAGccaatcagacctgggcagactgggcctaccagtccaaGTGTGctccgtgccaaatggttcgagtccgtggggttatgaccctcaacgaggcaatcgaacagataaaaatagagcacTTTCTACTCTACACCCTCTGGCCTCGCCACGCACGTCGCCGAGAGGGCCCacgacgttggtggaatgctgaCGCCtcgccgactcctgggatactcatcaccccaCGAGCTCCTGCAGCGCAAAAATTACTCCACCCGCCttcctttcgggtgcccctccgccgaagaatgggcaatcacagaagcccgttgtgtgcag tgtcacttaggcgcactgagcagtgccagtctctgtccgtccagacagacgagaacACCACCACATTGCTActagcgccagtgccaatgtcagtgcctgagctggtcacccctgcatgcAAGTCGACCCCACCCCCTCCagccatcccctctctctctccgcccgCAGCAGATTCCTCcccgagtcatgattctgcccgccttcttgggccgatgaactctgcgaactgcgccggttaa